From Candidatus Eremiobacterota bacterium, one genomic window encodes:
- a CDS encoding ATP-binding protein, translated as MDSELSVLNEIASMPSFQSEEELAGEAIEKCSRLFSARCFALITGMGESRQVTASWGYSDPRVALAGAGELLPGRFIHRFGEGEEYTEILIEKAPPPDDGESRLMMLFCRRLEQALIALRSEGKRLRTFASRAESASRAKNDFLATMSHEIRTPMNGIMGMTALLLDSPLSSEQSDYVETIRNSADSLLTIINDILDFSKIEAGKLELELLDFDPVRLVEDINDTLALKVLGRDIEYLCSIDPALPALVRGDPGRLRQILLNLVDNAIKFTVHGEVIVQLILEHEDAASSRIRFSVSDTGIGIPRDRLAQVFDAFTQIDASTTRKYGGTGLGLSITRKLVELMGGSLHGASDEGRGSLFWFTLEFPRSLSSVPAYLTMPFGTEGKRILVTVGNGTERGFLIELLAKWGFQCMESSDVLDALERARVAYAAGHPFHMALIEMNMQGSVGAGRLMKEQGACNDMKAVMLVPFGRLGEVHHLFDEGFSAYLTKPLKLSQIHQVLTLLSGEGGKVSPAICGETVERASRIESARRLRVLVAEDNLVNQKVACKLLESLGYEASVAATGLEALAALEHIPYDIVLMDVQMPEMDGIEATKVIRSPESKVFNHNVVIIAVTAAAMKGDRERCIIAGMNGYLSKPYHLEELALEMKKYLPLETTAMPLQKSPSMEEHQVFDRNALLARLGNDEELLAEILEVYLQDAPLQLGKIKEAIKNSEGEKAARSAHALKGASANLEAGALNELASQMERAGRENNLKRLKALIGPAEKAFNDFRNAIGISAGIPERLSHDCNQ; from the coding sequence ATGGATTCTGAGCTCTCGGTCCTCAATGAGATAGCATCGATGCCATCCTTTCAGTCAGAAGAGGAACTGGCAGGCGAAGCCATCGAGAAGTGCTCCCGCCTCTTCTCTGCCCGTTGTTTTGCTCTTATTACAGGCATGGGTGAGTCCCGGCAGGTGACTGCCTCCTGGGGATACAGTGATCCCCGGGTGGCCCTCGCAGGAGCCGGGGAGCTTCTGCCCGGCCGGTTTATTCACCGCTTCGGTGAAGGGGAGGAATATACAGAGATTCTCATTGAGAAGGCCCCTCCTCCCGATGACGGTGAAAGCCGCCTGATGATGCTTTTCTGCCGCCGCCTGGAACAGGCACTGATCGCTTTGCGGAGCGAGGGAAAGAGACTGCGTACCTTTGCCTCCCGGGCTGAAAGCGCCAGCAGGGCGAAAAACGATTTTCTTGCCACCATGAGCCACGAGATAAGAACACCCATGAACGGTATCATGGGGATGACGGCTCTTCTGCTTGACTCCCCCCTCTCGTCGGAGCAGAGCGATTATGTGGAGACAATACGGAACAGCGCCGATTCGCTCCTCACCATAATCAACGATATCCTGGACTTTTCCAAGATAGAGGCAGGGAAGCTCGAGCTTGAGCTGCTTGATTTTGACCCTGTAAGGCTTGTTGAGGATATCAACGATACCCTTGCCCTCAAGGTCCTCGGGCGTGACATTGAGTACCTCTGCTCTATTGACCCGGCCCTCCCGGCCCTTGTCAGGGGCGATCCCGGGAGGCTGCGGCAGATTCTGCTCAATCTTGTTGACAATGCCATCAAGTTCACCGTCCATGGAGAGGTGATCGTGCAGCTCATTCTTGAGCATGAGGACGCCGCCTCGTCCAGAATCAGGTTCTCAGTGAGTGATACAGGCATTGGCATACCCCGTGACAGGCTTGCGCAGGTTTTTGACGCCTTCACGCAGATTGACGCTTCCACCACCAGGAAGTACGGCGGAACAGGCCTGGGCCTGTCAATTACCAGAAAGCTTGTAGAGCTCATGGGCGGCTCCCTCCATGGAGCTTCCGACGAAGGTCGCGGCTCCCTCTTCTGGTTTACCCTTGAATTTCCCCGGTCCCTGTCTTCAGTGCCGGCTTATCTTACCATGCCTTTCGGGACGGAAGGAAAGAGGATTCTTGTCACCGTCGGCAATGGCACCGAGAGGGGCTTCCTCATCGAATTGCTTGCAAAATGGGGATTTCAATGCATGGAGTCATCTGATGTTCTTGATGCGCTTGAGAGGGCCCGCGTGGCATATGCAGCAGGGCATCCCTTCCATATGGCCCTCATTGAGATGAATATGCAGGGCAGCGTGGGGGCAGGCAGGCTTATGAAGGAACAGGGCGCCTGCAACGATATGAAGGCTGTCATGCTTGTCCCCTTCGGAAGGCTTGGCGAAGTCCACCATCTCTTTGATGAGGGCTTTTCCGCCTACCTTACCAAGCCTCTCAAGCTTTCCCAGATCCATCAGGTCCTTACCCTGCTCTCCGGTGAAGGAGGAAAGGTCTCTCCTGCCATATGCGGCGAGACTGTGGAGAGAGCAAGCCGTATCGAGAGCGCGAGAAGGCTCCGGGTGCTTGTTGCAGAGGATAACCTGGTGAACCAGAAGGTAGCCTGCAAGCTCCTGGAAAGCCTGGGGTACGAGGCCTCCGTGGCGGCTACGGGCCTTGAGGCTCTTGCCGCCCTGGAGCATATCCCCTATGACATTGTGCTGATGGATGTGCAGATGCCCGAAATGGATGGCATTGAGGCGACAAAAGTCATAAGGAGCCCCGAGTCAAAGGTTTTCAACCATAATGTGGTGATAATTGCCGTCACCGCCGCGGCAATGAAGGGAGACAGGGAGCGCTGCATCATCGCCGGAATGAACGGCTACCTCTCAAAGCCTTATCACCTGGAGGAGCTTGCCCTGGAAATGAAAAAGTATCTTCCTCTTGAGACTACTGCGATGCCCTTGCAGAAGAGCCCTTCCATGGAGGAACACCAGGTTTTTGACAGGAATGCCTTGCTGGCGCGCCTGGGAAATGACGAGGAGCTTCTGGCGGAAATCCTGGAAGTGTACCTTCAGGATGCTCCGCTGCAGTTAGGGAAGATAAAGGAAGCCATCAAAAACTCGGAGGGGGAGAAAGCTGCCCGGAGCGCCCATGCCCTGAAGGGCGCCTCGGCGAATTTGGAGGCTGGCGCCCTCAATGAGCTTGCAAGCCAGATGGAGCGTGCAGGCAGGGAAAACAACCTTAAGAGGCTCAAGGCGCTCATCGGGCCTGCAGAAAAAGCTTTCAATGATTTTAGGAATGCCATTGGAATATCAGCGGGCATTCCGGAAAGGTTGAGCCATGATTGTAATCAATGA
- a CDS encoding ATP-binding cassette domain-containing protein encodes MAQALGASPPQVALLLLREGRFSNMAAVMAAFGAVISEVGAVLMVGGDIRGETLVILGANGAGKSSLLRVAGALEQWSEGSLLWKGRPVLSLDPPSCEVLRGELRRIMREKGITSLYVTRERDEALELADRVAVMARGKISRPAGFTCAANAR; translated from the coding sequence ATGGCCCAGGCCCTCGGCGCCTCTCCCCCCCAGGTGGCCCTGCTCCTGCTCCGGGAAGGGCGCTTCTCCAACATGGCAGCGGTGATGGCCGCCTTCGGAGCGGTAATTTCCGAGGTAGGCGCCGTGCTTATGGTGGGGGGCGACATCAGGGGGGAGACCCTTGTGATACTCGGCGCCAACGGCGCAGGAAAGAGCAGCCTTCTCAGGGTGGCGGGAGCCCTGGAGCAATGGAGTGAAGGGAGCCTTCTCTGGAAGGGCCGCCCGGTCTTATCGCTTGATCCCCCCTCCTGTGAGGTGCTCCGGGGTGAATTGAGGCGCATTATGAGAGAGAAAGGCATTACCTCCCTTTATGTGACTCGCGAGAGGGATGAGGCCCTCGAGCTTGCCGACCGGGTGGCCGTGATGGCACGGGGGAAAATCTCCCGGCCAGCAGGATTTACCTGTGCCGCGAATGCCAGATAG
- a CDS encoding hydrogenase maturation protease: MTADIREALRPDPSHPVTIITVGNSLRGDDGVGPYIASRLPPLGEGFFVLDAGQQPERIFYEAAGRPAPRAVILDAADFGGHAGEMRLFSIEEIPATTLSTHTFPLPVLASLLQKDCGSAVIFLGIQAVTFTMGEGLTVEVQRAADALVAFLTSPS; this comes from the coding sequence TTGACCGCTGACATAAGGGAGGCCCTCAGGCCCGACCCTTCACATCCCGTCACGATCATCACCGTGGGGAACAGCCTCCGCGGTGATGACGGGGTGGGGCCCTACATCGCCTCACGCCTTCCCCCCCTGGGGGAAGGTTTTTTTGTGCTCGACGCCGGTCAGCAGCCCGAAAGGATCTTTTATGAAGCCGCCGGAAGGCCTGCGCCGAGGGCCGTGATACTTGATGCGGCGGATTTCGGAGGCCATGCCGGCGAGATGAGGCTCTTCTCTATAGAGGAGATACCGGCCACGACGCTTTCGACCCATACCTTCCCTCTCCCGGTGCTTGCCTCGCTCCTTCAGAAGGACTGCGGATCTGCGGTGATCTTTCTCGGCATCCAGGCCGTTACCTTCACGATGGGCGAAGGCCTTACCGTAGAAGTGCAAAGGGCCGCCGATGCCCTCGTGGCCTTCCTTACCTCCCCTTCTTGA
- the pxpB gene encoding 5-oxoprolinase subunit PxpB, with amino-acid sequence MDTSGIRFFHSGESGTNVVLGSAIDPAINRRVHRLAQSLLRRDDLPSLQLVPAYSSLLVHFNPLEISRRSLEAEILSSMGALGDEGPWEEPSRTIKVPVLYGGERGPDLGQVAEICGLSTEEVIALHSSVPYRVYMLGFTPGFPYLGTVPEKIAVPRLENPRTEIAAGTIGIAGQQTGIYPVKSPGGWRLIGHTPLAIYDPIRISPFLFSPGDEVRFMAVTREEYLELTSGAREGSSIDSFIEIAQDRGGKP; translated from the coding sequence ATGGATACTTCAGGCATCAGGTTCTTTCACTCCGGCGAGAGCGGAACCAATGTCGTTCTTGGCTCTGCCATTGATCCCGCTATAAACAGGAGGGTCCACCGCCTGGCGCAGTCGCTCTTAAGGAGAGACGACCTGCCCTCCCTTCAGCTTGTTCCTGCCTACTCGTCGCTGCTGGTCCATTTTAATCCCCTTGAGATCTCAAGGCGCTCCCTTGAAGCCGAAATCCTCTCCTCCATGGGTGCCCTGGGTGATGAAGGCCCCTGGGAGGAGCCGTCAAGGACCATCAAAGTTCCTGTTCTTTATGGAGGTGAAAGAGGGCCTGATCTCGGCCAGGTGGCAGAGATATGCGGCCTCAGCACAGAAGAGGTGATTGCGCTTCACTCCTCGGTGCCCTACCGGGTCTATATGCTTGGCTTCACGCCGGGATTTCCCTACCTGGGGACGGTGCCGGAAAAGATTGCCGTGCCCCGCCTGGAGAATCCCCGCACCGAGATAGCGGCCGGCACCATAGGCATCGCGGGGCAGCAGACAGGGATTTACCCCGTGAAAAGCCCTGGCGGGTGGCGTCTCATAGGCCATACGCCCCTTGCAATCTACGACCCGATAAGGATCTCTCCCTTCCTCTTCTCTCCCGGCGATGAGGTAAGGTTCATGGCCGTCACCCGCGAAGAATACCTTGAACTCACCTCAGGGGCAAGGGAAGGCTCTTCGATTGACTCATTCATTGAGATCGCTCAGGACAGAGGGGGAAAGCCTTGA
- a CDS encoding ankyrin repeat domain-containing protein — protein sequence MKKCCPVCRKAGDTCGDYCRCGALPGPGGTVYDVELSECPGDESRAPDPGPTIIAENVCREDIEDIKKVFHESGASISLVPHDGNLPGVASRELLMRNIRKLSQADTRKGERNHENLFRAALFVLLALVVIVSGKTMSLEGSEVHRAVMKGDLDKVRAYIARDPRLVNLKDRQGRTPLHYIGQGRSREMAELLISHGADTNARDSAGCTPLALVLKQSDRAMAEYLRLNGARE from the coding sequence ATGAAAAAGTGCTGCCCTGTCTGCCGAAAAGCGGGTGACACCTGCGGGGACTACTGCAGGTGCGGAGCGTTGCCGGGGCCGGGCGGGACCGTCTATGACGTTGAGCTGTCCGAATGCCCGGGCGATGAGAGCAGGGCCCCGGATCCCGGCCCCACGATAATAGCCGAAAATGTGTGCCGCGAGGATATTGAGGATATAAAAAAAGTTTTTCACGAGAGCGGTGCCTCCATATCCCTTGTCCCCCATGATGGAAACCTCCCTGGTGTCGCGTCCCGGGAGCTGCTCATGAGGAACATCCGGAAGCTCAGCCAGGCTGACACCCGCAAAGGCGAGCGAAACCATGAGAACCTTTTCAGGGCGGCCCTTTTCGTGCTCCTTGCCCTGGTGGTGATCGTTTCGGGGAAGACCATGTCCCTTGAAGGATCTGAGGTGCACAGAGCTGTCATGAAAGGCGATCTTGACAAGGTGCGGGCATATATTGCCCGTGATCCCCGGCTTGTGAACCTGAAGGACCGGCAGGGGAGGACGCCTCTTCACTATATCGGCCAGGGCAGAAGCAGGGAAATGGCGGAGCTGCTGATCTCCCATGGGGCAGATACCAATGCGAGGGACTCGGCGGGATGCACTCCTCTTGCCCTTGTCCTGAAGCAGAGTGACAGGGCCATGGCCGAATACCTCCGGCTCAATGGGGCCCGGGAATAG
- a CDS encoding biotin-dependent carboxyltransferase family protein, with product MISVLHGGTFTTVQDRGRWGYRAFGMPVAGAMDRFAFTAANLLVGNDRNAAVLEAVFQGPRLSFNCDNLVSLCGATAAVTLDGKPMPCWSSFFVSSRSEVRIGRAQQGLRLYLALRGGLEVPVVMGSRSTYARGALGGHEGRALIPGDRLFLGSLVKGAAAPSVLLPDLVPPIPEVKTVRALAGPHEASFTDEALQTFFSEPYEVSSASDRMGYRLRGPRLAHKNGADIISEPSSIGSVQVPGDGMPIILMADCQTTGGYTKIATVIGADLRIIAQAAPGDTIRFLQCSEEEAVAALREEQEAYDEIEHLLSGGTPHGN from the coding sequence TTGATATCAGTACTTCATGGCGGCACTTTCACTACCGTTCAGGACCGGGGCCGATGGGGGTACCGCGCCTTCGGCATGCCCGTGGCAGGGGCAATGGACCGTTTCGCATTTACGGCAGCCAACCTCCTTGTGGGAAACGACCGGAACGCTGCGGTGCTCGAGGCCGTCTTCCAGGGCCCCAGGCTCTCTTTCAACTGTGATAACCTTGTTTCTCTCTGCGGCGCAACGGCGGCCGTCACTCTCGACGGGAAGCCCATGCCCTGCTGGTCATCTTTTTTTGTCTCCTCCAGGAGCGAGGTCAGGATCGGCCGGGCTCAGCAGGGCCTGAGGCTCTACCTGGCCCTAAGGGGCGGCCTGGAGGTGCCTGTCGTGATGGGAAGCCGCTCCACCTATGCAAGGGGAGCCCTGGGGGGCCATGAGGGGAGAGCCCTGATACCGGGGGACAGGCTTTTTCTCGGCTCCCTTGTAAAAGGCGCCGCGGCACCTTCGGTGCTCCTCCCCGATCTTGTGCCGCCGATCCCCGAGGTCAAGACCGTGCGGGCCCTCGCAGGGCCTCACGAGGCCTCTTTCACCGATGAGGCTCTGCAGACTTTCTTCTCGGAGCCTTATGAGGTCTCTTCTGCATCGGACAGGATGGGATACCGCCTAAGGGGCCCCCGCCTTGCCCATAAAAATGGTGCCGATATCATCTCGGAGCCCTCAAGCATTGGCTCGGTCCAGGTTCCCGGCGACGGTATGCCCATCATCCTCATGGCAGACTGCCAGACTACGGGAGGCTACACAAAAATCGCCACCGTCATAGGCGCCGATCTCAGGATAATAGCCCAGGCAGCGCCGGGGGACACCATCCGGTTCCTGCAATGCAGCGAAGAAGAAGCTGTGGCTGCCCTCAGGGAAGAGCAGGAAGCCTATGATGAGATAGAACATCTTCTCTCGGGAGGAACACCTCATGGAAATTGA
- a CDS encoding 5-oxoprolinase subunit PxpA — protein sequence MEIDLNCDMGEGFGVYTLGRDEELLPYVTSINVACGFHASDPLTMMRIVKRAREFSVALGAHPSYPDLAGFGRREISLSPEEIKASVIYQVGALMGFCMISGIRLSHVKPHGALYNRAAMDMEAARAIAEAVAEIDRSLFLICQAKSKMTVAAREAGIPFVEEFFADRAYRADGLLLPRSLPGAVIHDQKALRERVVRLVRDKFVLSCEGIPVPLEAGTICIHGDTPDAPALAHAVRDALEAEGIDVKPFSAGGPPIPGPH from the coding sequence ATGGAAATTGATCTTAACTGTGACATGGGGGAAGGGTTTGGCGTCTATACTCTCGGCAGGGATGAAGAGCTCCTCCCTTATGTGACTTCCATTAACGTGGCCTGCGGTTTTCATGCCTCCGATCCACTCACCATGATGCGTATAGTGAAGCGTGCCCGCGAATTTTCCGTGGCCCTGGGAGCCCACCCCTCGTACCCTGACCTCGCAGGGTTCGGGCGCCGCGAGATATCTCTCTCGCCGGAAGAGATCAAGGCATCGGTGATATACCAGGTAGGGGCTCTCATGGGATTCTGCATGATCTCAGGCATCAGGCTCAGCCACGTGAAGCCCCATGGGGCACTCTACAACAGGGCTGCCATGGATATGGAGGCAGCAAGGGCAATCGCCGAAGCCGTTGCAGAGATTGACAGGAGCCTCTTTCTGATCTGCCAGGCAAAAAGCAAGATGACGGTCGCGGCCCGCGAGGCCGGTATCCCCTTTGTAGAGGAGTTCTTTGCCGACAGGGCTTACAGGGCCGACGGTCTCCTCCTCCCCCGCTCCCTTCCCGGCGCGGTGATACACGATCAGAAGGCACTCCGCGAGAGGGTGGTGCGTCTTGTCAGGGATAAGTTCGTGCTCTCATGCGAGGGGATTCCCGTGCCTCTTGAAGCCGGGACGATCTGCATCCATGGCGACACTCCTGATGCTCCGGCACTGGCGCATGCCGTGAGAGATGCCCTCGAGGCAGAAGGTATCGACGTGAAGCCCTTCTCGGCGGGGGGTCCCCCTATTCCCGGGCCCCATTGA
- a CDS encoding DegV family protein has translation MVRIVTDSTCDLPLSDLEERGITLVPLSVRFGARSYRDGLDIGHGEFYRMMADHSELPTTSQPAPGDFLEIYRRLAGEGASILSIHLSSRLSGTVNSARMARDLLMEDEPGASVTVIDSLTATLGLGMMVLKAHALAGQGMPVEHIAADLNSMAPRNHGVGLVKDLHHLSRGGRLSGSQAFFGSLLKVVPLIKMEQGVLEPLGKAVGVQAGLKKIGEYIQQKGSGSPPPSLALVTGELIEERDRLAEMLQAGHPRSPIMKGTLGAVIGAHLGP, from the coding sequence GTGGTAAGAATTGTCACGGATTCCACATGTGATCTTCCCCTTTCCGACCTGGAAGAGCGGGGGATTACCCTTGTTCCCCTCTCGGTGAGGTTCGGTGCCAGGTCGTACCGCGATGGCCTTGACATAGGGCATGGAGAGTTTTACAGGATGATGGCAGACCACAGCGAGCTCCCTACTACCTCCCAGCCTGCGCCAGGCGATTTTCTGGAAATATACCGGCGGCTTGCCGGGGAAGGTGCTTCCATACTCTCCATTCATCTCTCGAGCCGGTTATCGGGCACGGTAAATTCCGCAAGGATGGCACGCGATCTGCTGATGGAAGATGAGCCCGGCGCCTCTGTCACCGTCATTGACTCGCTGACTGCCACGCTTGGCCTTGGGATGATGGTGCTGAAGGCCCATGCCCTGGCAGGGCAGGGAATGCCCGTGGAGCATATCGCGGCAGACCTCAACAGCATGGCACCGCGGAATCACGGCGTGGGCCTTGTGAAGGATCTTCACCATCTCTCCCGGGGGGGAAGGCTTTCCGGGAGCCAGGCTTTCTTCGGGTCCCTTCTTAAGGTCGTGCCTCTTATCAAGATGGAGCAGGGGGTTCTTGAACCTCTCGGGAAAGCCGTGGGAGTCCAGGCAGGCCTTAAGAAGATAGGGGAATACATACAGCAGAAGGGGAGCGGCTCTCCACCTCCCTCGCTCGCCCTAGTCACGGGGGAGCTCATCGAGGAGAGAGACAGGCTCGCGGAAATGCTGCAAGCCGGCCATCCCCGCTCCCCCATAATGAAGGGAACCCTTGGTGCCGTCATAGGGGCGCACCTTGGCCCGA
- a CDS encoding YdcF family protein, which translates to MADCCWTIRIHRKKALIAAGVFLALVCLLFFTRHLLVGWLAGWLTVQDGAQACDIVFVHGGKAERRVPYGAELFKKGYGKKIVITIGRDDQWVTDFSREYGIDKFDVMVVKAILKNRDIPPSSSVLLMDSLSTRDDARKLREYYDRTPFRDALVVTDSIHSRRSMLCLHRAFKGTGVKFYSHPLVLEEQLGKFSDSDDYVNYVIEEELRLLFYTFGFKKGR; encoded by the coding sequence ATGGCTGATTGCTGCTGGACCATAAGAATTCACAGGAAAAAGGCTCTCATCGCCGCCGGGGTGTTTCTCGCCCTGGTATGCCTTCTCTTTTTCACCAGGCACCTTCTGGTGGGATGGCTTGCAGGGTGGCTCACCGTGCAGGATGGCGCACAGGCCTGCGACATAGTTTTCGTCCATGGCGGCAAGGCTGAGAGGAGAGTGCCCTATGGCGCCGAGCTCTTCAAGAAGGGGTATGGGAAAAAAATCGTCATCACCATCGGGCGCGACGATCAGTGGGTCACGGATTTTTCAAGAGAATACGGCATTGACAAGTTCGATGTCATGGTCGTCAAGGCCATCCTGAAAAACCGCGATATTCCCCCTTCATCGTCTGTGCTGCTGATGGATTCCCTGAGCACCCGCGATGATGCCCGGAAGCTCAGGGAATACTATGACAGAACCCCCTTCAGGGATGCCCTGGTCGTGACGGACTCAATCCATTCACGGCGCTCCATGCTCTGCCTCCACCGCGCCTTCAAAGGCACCGGCGTGAAGTTTTACTCCCACCCCCTCGTGCTGGAGGAGCAGCTCGGCAAGTTTTCCGACAGTGATGATTATGTGAATTATGTGATAGAGGAGGAGCTGAGGCTTCTCTTTTACACCTTCGGCTTCAAGAAGGGGAGGTAA
- a CDS encoding DAK2 domain-containing protein: MEIVQCDSELFRKLFLGGVQWVACHREHLNRLNVYPVPDGDTGTNMYLTLRGAVSAFRLAGDGSLGSFLAAIAKGALLGARGNSGVILSQILGGFGKYFKGQDFLTAGDLAPAFRSAADRAYKAVSDPKEGTILTVIRVLAEELENRRFAREELLPALEQVHQIARHALVESRDLLPILKESQVLDAGGQGFVYLLEGMLRAARFENHERMKKDRMASEIRTGFRMEDLEYRYCTEFIVETQEESFEELTEALEGLGNSLAVASSPGFLKIHLHTNAPDTVRGLVASAGAIIREKRDDMLRQHKKMFLMDEMNAHRDMISPRFESLRTALAAIVTGSGLIDVFESAGAYVINGGRTMNPSVKEVVEVLERIPSRDILLLPNNANCISCCEIAAGMLDRTVLVLPVKDLVQGLAFLDFYDPSMGIDDLKACHEEHKDLCLSVEIFRARQERTIGATIINQGDWVAMAEGEPLVIEGNIRRLLAGIAAHRITGTREKLTVVTGADAIPGIDDITGLVKDLFPLETTIIYGGHPTFPLLLGLY, encoded by the coding sequence ATGGAAATAGTGCAGTGCGACAGCGAGCTGTTCCGGAAGCTCTTCCTCGGGGGAGTGCAATGGGTGGCATGCCACCGCGAGCACCTCAACAGGCTCAACGTTTACCCTGTCCCCGACGGTGACACGGGAACCAACATGTATCTGACGCTGAGAGGCGCCGTCTCGGCATTCAGGCTTGCAGGTGATGGCTCGCTGGGAAGCTTCCTGGCCGCAATTGCGAAGGGAGCCCTGCTGGGAGCCCGCGGCAATTCGGGCGTCATCCTCTCCCAGATACTTGGAGGCTTTGGAAAGTATTTCAAAGGCCAGGATTTCCTTACCGCCGGCGACCTGGCGCCTGCTTTCCGCAGCGCCGCGGACCGGGCATACAAGGCAGTCTCCGACCCCAAGGAGGGAACTATTCTCACGGTGATACGCGTCCTCGCCGAAGAGCTTGAAAACCGCCGGTTCGCCAGGGAGGAACTCCTCCCCGCCCTCGAGCAGGTCCACCAGATTGCAAGACATGCCCTTGTTGAATCGCGTGATCTGCTCCCCATCCTGAAAGAGAGCCAGGTCCTGGACGCCGGGGGACAGGGATTTGTATACCTGCTGGAGGGGATGCTGAGGGCTGCCCGCTTTGAAAACCATGAGCGCATGAAAAAAGACCGCATGGCTTCAGAGATAAGAACGGGATTCCGCATGGAGGACCTTGAATACCGTTATTGCACGGAGTTTATCGTTGAAACTCAGGAGGAAAGCTTTGAGGAGCTCACGGAAGCGCTGGAGGGTCTCGGGAACTCCCTTGCAGTGGCGTCATCTCCGGGCTTCCTGAAAATCCACCTTCACACTAACGCCCCCGATACCGTAAGGGGGCTTGTCGCCTCAGCAGGAGCTATCATAAGGGAAAAACGCGATGACATGCTTCGCCAGCATAAGAAAATGTTCCTGATGGATGAGATGAACGCCCACCGAGACATGATTTCTCCCCGATTTGAGAGCCTCAGGACGGCACTGGCGGCGATAGTGACGGGAAGCGGGCTTATTGACGTCTTTGAAAGCGCGGGAGCCTATGTGATCAATGGGGGCCGTACCATGAATCCCAGTGTCAAGGAAGTAGTGGAAGTGCTTGAACGGATCCCTTCAAGGGACATTCTCCTTCTTCCCAACAATGCAAACTGCATCTCATGCTGCGAAATTGCGGCAGGCATGCTGGACCGCACCGTCCTGGTCCTTCCTGTTAAAGACCTGGTGCAGGGACTTGCATTCCTTGACTTTTATGATCCGTCAATGGGAATTGACGATCTGAAGGCCTGCCATGAGGAGCACAAGGACCTCTGTCTTTCAGTGGAGATATTCAGAGCCCGCCAGGAAAGGACCATAGGGGCAACGATAATAAATCAGGGCGACTGGGTTGCCATGGCAGAGGGGGAGCCTCTTGTCATTGAAGGCAATATCAGGAGGCTTCTCGCCGGGATCGCCGCTCACCGCATCACAGGCACCAGGGAAAAGCTTACCGTGGTGACAGGAGCCGATGCCATCCCCGGTATTGATGACATCACAGGGCTCGTGAAGGACCTCTTTCCTCTTGAGACCACCATCATCTACGGCGGCCATCCCACCTTTCCCCTTCTCCTCGGGCTCTACTGA
- a CDS encoding phenylalanine--tRNA ligase beta subunit-related protein, which yields MIVINESADIGLRVAVITGESISIHPSEAEQVRELMLLVQERSTGELSNEALRQAVRQLLKRGGFKPSGRSKPASEYLAQAAREGRFPFINNLVDCNNYLSLLTGLPMSLLDADVAGDRIVLRTGRAGEQFVFNSAGQVIDIEGLICACREDGTPLGNPVKDSMEAKLGAETKNVVAVVYAPVEGVASWEACEIAGKFAHMLSRFGGASSNEIHVL from the coding sequence ATGATTGTAATCAATGAATCAGCTGATATAGGGCTGAGAGTGGCGGTCATTACGGGGGAGTCCATCTCGATCCATCCTTCAGAAGCAGAACAGGTGAGGGAATTGATGCTTCTTGTCCAGGAGAGGAGCACGGGGGAGCTATCCAACGAGGCACTCAGGCAGGCTGTGAGGCAGCTCCTCAAGCGGGGCGGCTTCAAGCCTTCGGGGAGGAGCAAGCCCGCCAGTGAATATCTTGCCCAGGCAGCCCGCGAGGGAAGGTTCCCTTTCATCAACAACCTTGTGGACTGCAATAATTACCTTTCCCTTCTTACGGGTCTTCCCATGAGCCTCCTGGACGCCGATGTGGCGGGAGACAGGATAGTGCTGAGGACAGGCCGTGCGGGCGAACAGTTTGTTTTCAACAGTGCCGGTCAGGTCATCGATATTGAGGGTCTCATATGCGCGTGCCGTGAAGACGGCACTCCCCTGGGGAACCCTGTAAAAGACTCGATGGAGGCGAAGCTTGGCGCGGAGACAAAGAATGTCGTGGCCGTCGTGTATGCTCCTGTCGAAGGGGTGGCCTCATGGGAAGCCTGTGAAATCGCCGGGAAATTCGCCCATATGCTCTCGAGGTTCGGCGGGGCATCGAGTAACGAGATTCATGTGCTCTAG